A stretch of DNA from Kazachstania africana CBS 2517 chromosome 3, complete genome:
GACAGACTGACACTCTGAGCTATTACGTTTTATAGAAAAAGCTTGTATCTTAAAAGATGTATATAAGAActtgaaatatatacataaaacgtcaaaaaaaatttagaaacaAAGAATGTATATCATAAAAGAACCTTATTTAATTGGTATCGGATATTTATGAGTGGTGATGCTGGATGGAGCTCCTTAACTGGAAAAGTCACAGGATAGGGAGTATTTCAAAGAGTCGTCAGAAGTCCAGACACCCCAGTGTTTTTCAACATCACTCGTACCAGAAGTGTTTGGCTTCCAGTCTTCGTCAAAGGCTTCAAAAACGATGACATCGACACCCCACGCTCTCATAGCACAGATACCTTCCTGCCAGAATTGTTGGGCGTTTTCGACGGATGGGTAAGAACTTTCATAGTTGGTACCATCGGTTGGCCAGCCGGTTTCACCAACCCAGAAAGTGATATCGGTAGAACCCTTTGTAGTTTGGATGGTTTGTAAAGCTTGCATAATATCGTCAAAGAAAGAGTATGAGGCGTTACTCATGGTTTGACCTTGCCAGTAAGAGAAGGCGTTGGCCATGACGAAGTCAGAAGCTTCAATAACGGCAGAGTTGTAACCAGCAACGAGAACATTCCAGGAATCGACAGTACCGACTTGGACACCCGAGTATGAGTTACCTTCAGAGTCATCAATGGAGGAAACTAAAGTACGGATTTCGTCAATCTTGTCAGCTAAAGAGGAAGCAGATAGATCGTCACGGTATAAAGCTTCAGAACCAACGATGAAACCAGCAACGGTAGATTTCTTGATAGCTGGAAGATAAGTAGACAAAGCGGTCTTTTCTTCAGAGAAATGGGTGTCGTCAGTTGGCCAGACACCGACAAAGACGGTGAAACCAGCAGCTTCAGCAGCAGGACCCAAGTTTTGTAAAGTGTTACAATCAGAAGCAGCATAGACCTTGATAGTAGTAGTGTAATCCTTTAAAATGGCTAAATCGTTTTCGTAGTCGGAAGTAGCCTTACAGGTACCATCATTGTTCTTGACACCGATGTTGAAGGCCAGTTCACCCATGGCAGTGACCTTGGAGGCAGCTAGTAACAAACCAGCAGCAGTAGTAGCGAAAGTAGAGAAACGCATCCTTGATCTAAGTTTTATTTCTTGCTGAGTTGAGCACAATGCAATCGAAAGAAACAGTCGAGGAATCAAAAACTGTATCTTTAAATAAGACGGAAATGCTGTTTATTTATTAGATTCTAAAAATAAGTTGTAGCAGAATATGCTGacgattttttttgctcgAGGAAAAAAAGCAAGTTCTGGCGAGAAAAGCAACGCAGGCCCAGAAAAGAAACGGTTTTGAGATGCACAGGGTGATGTACAGATGtagatataaatatatatatatatatatatatttatataatatatgtGAATGTCTGGAGGGTGAGGTCTGTTCAatatatcttcttcttgctGTCGATGGAGAGGTCGCCAGCACCGGTGTTTGTGACCAGGAGTAAGGCACCGATGATGCTTAGATTTTGGAAGAACTCGTATTTGAGATAGTCTCTCTTGGAGTTGTCATAGAACCAGTAGTTGTTCAAAGTGATGTCGTAGAATGCTAGGATGAGGCCGAGCATTATGGAGGCTAGTTTAGTCTTGTAACCAGCTGCAAAACAAGCAGTGAGGATCAGGGTAAAAATCACTGTGATCCAGGACTTGGTAAAAGTGAACGTAATGAACATGAGAACAATCAGTATTCTGCCAGCAAATAAAAGGTAGCCCTTGAATTTTTGGTCTTTATCTTGCAATTCTGGTAGCATGCC
This window harbors:
- the BGL2 gene encoding glucan 1,3-beta-glucosidase (similar to Saccharomyces cerevisiae BGL2 (YGR282C); ancestral locus Anc_5.8), encoding MRFSTFATTAAGLLLAASKVTAMGELAFNIGVKNNDGTCKATSDYENDLAILKDYTTTIKVYAASDCNTLQNLGPAAEAAGFTVFVGVWPTDDTHFSEEKTALSTYLPAIKKSTVAGFIVGSEALYRDDLSASSLADKIDEIRTLVSSIDDSEGNSYSGVQVGTVDSWNVLVAGYNSAVIEASDFVMANAFSYWQGQTMSNASYSFFDDIMQALQTIQTTKGSTDITFWVGETGWPTDGTNYESSYPSVENAQQFWQEGICAMRAWGVDVIVFEAFDEDWKPNTSGTSDVEKHWGVWTSDDSLKYSLSCDFSS